TAGAATAAAAACATGTTGTAGAAGTAATAAAAATAGGGTTGCTTTAAAGATATTTGTCAGGTTTCAATCAAATCACCTTGTTTGGAAATAATATAACTTTCTATTGGTGAATTTGAGGGCATTTAAGCCATATAATGCCTTTTTACTAGGTTTTTTTGTTGCTTCAACTTTCAAGATAGCTAATAAAAGAATAAAAAGATGCTTCCAAAACTCAGGGTTTTGTATCTTTAAGTTATCTAAGATCTATTTTATGAAATATTCCGTTTTTCTATTGTTAATTTCCTGTACAGTCTTTTCTCAGGGACGTTTAAAAGATGATGAAGTAAAGAAATACGTTTCACAGGTAAATGAAGATTCATTAAAGTCGTATATCAGCAAACTTGTAAGTTTCCAGACAAGGCATACTTTAAGTACAACAGATGATCCAAAACAAGGGATTGGAGCTGCAAGGAACTGGGTTATTCAACAATTTAAAAGCTATGCGAAAAACTCAGGTGGAAGAATGGAGGTGTATCTTCAGCAGGAAGATCTGCAGCCGGATGGAAAACGTATTGATAAGACGGTGAACCTAGGCAACGCCATTGCCTTCCTGAAAGGTACAGATCCTAATGATAAAAGAGTTTTCCTGATTGGAGCACATCTAGATTCAAGGGTGACAGATGTGATGAACAGAACTTCAGTAGCCCCTGGTGCCAACGATGATGGCAGTGGCGTGAGTGCTGTGATAGAAGCTGCAAGAATACTAAGCAAATCCTCGTTTCCGGCTTCCATTATTTTTGTCGCTTTTTCAGGGGAAGAACAGTCGCTGCTGGGTTCCAGACTTCTTGCAGAGAAAATTAAAAAAGAAAATCTACAGTTAGAAGCCGTTCTGAATAATGATATGATTGGTAATCCAAAAGCTAGTGAGACGGGGGAAATCAATACCGGCACATTACGAGTATTCAGTGAAGGGTTGCCGTACATGGAGATGGATAAAAAAGCACCAACCATTAGAAATCTGGGACTTGAAAATGATAGTGATTCCAGACAACTTGCCCGTTACATCAAAGAAATTACAGAACAATATGTAAAGAACCTTAATGTAAAAATGATCTACAGGAATGACCGGTTTTTACGCGGAGGAGATCATACCAGCTTTGTTACCAATGGGTTTCCATCAGTAAGACTTACAGAATATTACGAAAATTATGATCATCAGCATCAGGACATACGAGTAGAAAACAACAAGCAATATGGTGATCTGCCAGAATTTATAGATTTTAAGTATCTGAAAAAAAACGTTGCTGCCAATGTTGCCGTGCTGGCAAGTCTTGCAAAGTCTACCTCGAAACCCGAGCGGGTAGAAATGGACGTTAAGGAACTTACTAACTTTACAACGCTTCACTGGCAAAAACCAAAATCAGGAACACCGGCAGGGTATTTTGTCTTGATTCGGGAAACAGACAGTCCTGTGTGGCAAAAGAAAATATTTACAACAGAACTTTCTGCCAGAATACCATTTTCAAAGGATAATTATATTTTTGCTATACAGACAGTCAGCCAGTCCGGAAATCTGAATGTGCCTGTAATTCCGAATATTGCAAAATAATATTGTGATTGGTGATTTGATTTTTGAGAGTGATCGGGAAAAGTAGATTTGACTACAAGAGAAATAAAACTTATTTTTGTAGATTATAATAATTCACATGTCTACATCGTTACTATTAAAATATTTTCCGGATCTTACAGAAACACAGCTAACACAGTTTGCAAAACTGGAAGAACTGTACAATGAATGGAATGAAAAGATCAACGTGATTTCCAGAAAAGATATGGAATCGTTGTATGAAAAGCATATTCTACACTCCTTGGGTGTAGCAAAAGTAATGGAATTTGCACCGGGAACTAAAGTACTGGATATTGGTACCGGAGGAGGTTTTCCTGGGATTCCACTGGCCATTTTATTTCCTGAGTCAGAATTTACGCTTATTGATTCCATTGGAAAAAAAATCAGCGTGGTAAATGCTGTTGCTGAGGGAGTTGGATTGAAAAATGTAACTGCCATCCACGGAAGAGCAGAGAAATTAAAGGAAAAATTCCACTTTGTAGTCAGTAGAGCCGTAACTCAGATGCCGGAATTTTTAAGATGGCTAAAAGGGAAGTTTGAAAAAGAACAGTTTAATCCTAAGCATAATGGAATTTTATATTTAAAAGGCGGTGATCTTGCAGAAGAGCTTGCCGGACTTAGATGTGAAATTTTCAATCTTAAAAATTATTTTGACGAAGAGTTTTTTGATACTAAAAAAGTAGTTTATTTATCAAAAGGTAATTTTAATTCTTAATTTTGTTTAATTAAGGAATAATTTTTGCTAAATATTTATTAATAATCGCAAAATTAAAGGTTATGAAAAAACTTTTAAATATTGGTTTTTCAGCACTAT
This genomic interval from Chryseobacterium joostei contains the following:
- a CDS encoding M20/M25/M40 family metallo-hydrolase, with amino-acid sequence MKYSVFLLLISCTVFSQGRLKDDEVKKYVSQVNEDSLKSYISKLVSFQTRHTLSTTDDPKQGIGAARNWVIQQFKSYAKNSGGRMEVYLQQEDLQPDGKRIDKTVNLGNAIAFLKGTDPNDKRVFLIGAHLDSRVTDVMNRTSVAPGANDDGSGVSAVIEAARILSKSSFPASIIFVAFSGEEQSLLGSRLLAEKIKKENLQLEAVLNNDMIGNPKASETGEINTGTLRVFSEGLPYMEMDKKAPTIRNLGLENDSDSRQLARYIKEITEQYVKNLNVKMIYRNDRFLRGGDHTSFVTNGFPSVRLTEYYENYDHQHQDIRVENNKQYGDLPEFIDFKYLKKNVAANVAVLASLAKSTSKPERVEMDVKELTNFTTLHWQKPKSGTPAGYFVLIRETDSPVWQKKIFTTELSARIPFSKDNYIFAIQTVSQSGNLNVPVIPNIAK
- the rsmG gene encoding 16S rRNA (guanine(527)-N(7))-methyltransferase RsmG, producing MSTSLLLKYFPDLTETQLTQFAKLEELYNEWNEKINVISRKDMESLYEKHILHSLGVAKVMEFAPGTKVLDIGTGGGFPGIPLAILFPESEFTLIDSIGKKISVVNAVAEGVGLKNVTAIHGRAEKLKEKFHFVVSRAVTQMPEFLRWLKGKFEKEQFNPKHNGILYLKGGDLAEELAGLRCEIFNLKNYFDEEFFDTKKVVYLSKGNFNS